In Azospirillum humicireducens, the genomic stretch GATCGAGGCGTCGCGGCTGCTGGGCTTCGGCCCCGCCTATATCCTGCGCCGCCATCTGTGGCCGGAGATCGCGCCGGTGGTGCTGACCCTGGCGGCCTTCGGCGCCGCCACCGCGATCCTGGCCATCGCCGCTCTCGGCTTCGTCAGCGTCGGGGTGCGCCCACCGACGGCGGAGCTGGGGCTGATGATGACGGAGCTGCTGCCCTATTACGACGAGGCGCCGTGGGTGCTGCTGCAGCCGATCCTGGCCGTCTTCCTGCTGGTCCTGTCCCTCAACCTGCTGGCGGGGAGCCGCAAGCCATGACCGTTCTGCTGAGCGTCGAGGAGCTTACAGTCGTCTCGAACGGCGCCATCCTGCAGCCGATCGGCCTGACGCTGCGGGCCGGGCGCCCGCTGACCATCCTGGGACAGACGGGATCGGGCAAGAGCCTGTTGGCCCAGGCCATCATGGGCGTGCTGCCGGACGGGCTGAGCGCCGCCGGCCGCGTCCTGCTGGACGGCCGCGACCTGCTGGCCCTGCCGATGGCCGAGCGCCGGGCGCTGTGGGGCCGGACCATCGGCCTGCTGCCGCAGGAACCCTGGCTGGCGCTGGATCCGACCATGCGGGCCGGCGCCCAGGTGGCGGAGACGCACCGCCTCGTCGCCGGCCGGACGGCGGCGGATGCCGACGCGGCGGCATGGGCGGATCTGGCGCATCTCGGGCTGGCCGAGGCCTTCGGCAAGCTGCCCGGCGAGCTGTCGGGCGGCATGGCCCAGCGCGTCGCCTTCGCCGCCGCCCGCGCCGGCCGGGCCCGCATCGTCATCGCCGACGAGCCGACCAAGGGGCTGGACGCCGACCGCCGCGACGACGCGGTCGCCCTCCTTCTCCGCGAGGTCGAGGAGGGCGGTGGCCTGCTGACCATCACCCACGATGTTGCGGTCGCCCGCCAGCTGGGCGGCGACGTGATTGTGATGCGCGAGGGCGAGGTGGTGGAACAGGGTCCGGCCGAGGAGGTGCTGCGGGCGCCGCGCAGCGCCTATGCCCGCGACCTGCTGGCGGCGGAGCCTTCCTCCTGGCCGAAGCTGCCGCACCAGCCGGCAGGCGATCTGGTGCTGCGGGCGGAGGGGCTGGCCAAGGCGCGCGGCGGGAAAGCGCTGTTCGACGGGCTCGACCTGGAGATCCGGGCCGGCGAGATCGTCGGCGTCGGCGGACCCAGCGGCTGCGGCAAGAGCACGCTGGGCGGCCTGCTGCTCGGCCTCGTCGCGCCGGACCGCGGATCGGTGTGGCGCAAGCCGGGGATCGGGCGGCACCGCTTCCAGAAGCTCTACCAGGACCCGCCAGCGGCCTTCCCGCCCCATGCCAGCCTGCGGCAGGCGCTGACCGATCTGATCCGGCTGCACCGGCTGGACTGGAGCCAAGTGGAGCGGCTGATGGACCGGCTGCGGCTATCCCCCACCCTGCTCGACCGCCGCCCGCGCGAGGTGTCCGGCGGCGAGCTGCAGCGGCTTGCCCTGTTGCGGGTACTGCTGCTCGACCCGGTGTTCCTGTTCGCCGACGAGCCGACCTCCCGCCTCGACCTCGTCACCCAGCAGGAGACGGTGGCGCTGCTGACCGGCATCGCGCGCGACCGCGGCTGCGCCGTCCTGCTGGTCAGCCATGACGCCGGGCTTCTCGACCGGACGGCCGACCGGCGGATCGCGCTGGCCTGACGGCGTGGCGTCGCCTCCCCGCCGCCGGTCATGCTGCCGGCGGCGGGGAGGCGATTTCCCATGCCGATCCATTTGCAGTACGCACAAAGCACAGTTGATATGTGCTAAATAGGTATTGGATTCCCTTGTTAGGGAATATTCTTTCCTGTAGCGTGACGGGAACCGCCCAGCGCCGGAGAGCGCCCCGAGGTGGCGGACCAACCCAATACCCATTCCATAAACACCGGGCATCAACCGATGAATTGGCTGAAATCGCTTCTCGTCGCCGGCCTCCTGCAGGTCGCCGCCGTCTCCGCCGCCGAGGCCCAGGGCGACCTCGACCGCATCAAGGCCGACGGCGTGATGAAGATCGGCACCGAGGGCACCTATGCCCCCTTCACCTATCATGACGCGTCGGGCGCGCTGGTCGGCTTCGACGTCGAGATCGGCCGCGAGGTCGCCAAGCGGATCGGCGTGAAGGCGGAATTCCTGGAAGGCAAGTGGGACGGGCTGATCGCCGGCCTGGATGCCCGCCGCTACGACGCCGTGATCAATCAGGTCGGCATCACCGAGGCGCGCAAGGCCAAGTACGACTTCTCCGACCCCTACATCACCAGCCGCGCCGTGCTGATCGTCCGCGGCGACAATGACGCCATCAAGAGCTTCGACGACCTG encodes the following:
- a CDS encoding ABC transporter ATP-binding protein, with product MTVLLSVEELTVVSNGAILQPIGLTLRAGRPLTILGQTGSGKSLLAQAIMGVLPDGLSAAGRVLLDGRDLLALPMAERRALWGRTIGLLPQEPWLALDPTMRAGAQVAETHRLVAGRTAADADAAAWADLAHLGLAEAFGKLPGELSGGMAQRVAFAAARAGRARIVIADEPTKGLDADRRDDAVALLLREVEEGGGLLTITHDVAVARQLGGDVIVMREGEVVEQGPAEEVLRAPRSAYARDLLAAEPSSWPKLPHQPAGDLVLRAEGLAKARGGKALFDGLDLEIRAGEIVGVGGPSGCGKSTLGGLLLGLVAPDRGSVWRKPGIGRHRFQKLYQDPPAAFPPHASLRQALTDLIRLHRLDWSQVERLMDRLRLSPTLLDRRPREVSGGELQRLALLRVLLLDPVFLFADEPTSRLDLVTQQETVALLTGIARDRGCAVLLVSHDAGLLDRTADRRIALA
- a CDS encoding amino acid ABC transporter substrate-binding protein, which encodes MNWLKSLLVAGLLQVAAVSAAEAQGDLDRIKADGVMKIGTEGTYAPFTYHDASGALVGFDVEIGREVAKRIGVKAEFLEGKWDGLIAGLDARRYDAVINQVGITEARKAKYDFSDPYITSRAVLIVRGDNDAIKSFDDLKGRKSAQSLTSNFGKLAEASGAQLVATDGFDQSIQLVLNGRAEATVNDSLSFLDFKKQKPNANVKIAATRDNADQSGIIVRKGEAKLVAAINEALIAMKADGTYGTISQKYFGADVSK